The following proteins are co-located in the Thermus thermophilus HB8 genome:
- a CDS encoding cob(I)yrinic acid a,c-diamide adenosyltransferase: MKIYTRTGDAGETGLYGAERVVKAHPRVEAYGTVDEANSAIGLARSLLPGKHRDLHDLLERLQNALFDLGADLATRMGSPYEKNIARMDAEDVRALEEAIDRYQEESPPFQGFILPGGHPAAAALHLARTVVRRAERKAVALSREEPVNPEVIRYLNRLSDLLFVLARVVNAREGIKEEGWLVKKRR; this comes from the coding sequence ATGAAGATCTACACCAGGACAGGAGACGCGGGGGAGACCGGCCTTTACGGGGCCGAGCGGGTGGTGAAGGCCCATCCCCGGGTGGAGGCCTACGGCACCGTGGACGAGGCCAACAGCGCCATCGGCCTCGCCCGAAGCCTCCTCCCCGGGAAGCACCGGGACCTCCACGACCTCCTGGAGCGCCTTCAAAACGCCCTCTTTGACCTGGGGGCGGACCTCGCGACCCGCATGGGAAGCCCCTACGAGAAGAACATCGCCCGCATGGACGCCGAGGACGTGAGGGCCCTCGAGGAGGCCATTGACCGCTACCAGGAGGAAAGCCCCCCCTTCCAAGGCTTTATCCTCCCGGGAGGGCACCCGGCGGCGGCCGCGCTTCACCTCGCCCGCACCGTGGTGCGCCGCGCCGAGCGCAAGGCGGTGGCCTTGAGCCGGGAGGAGCCGGTGAACCCCGAGGTGATCCGCTACCTGAACCGGCTTTCCGACCTCCTCTTCGTCCTGGCCCGGGTGGTGAACGCCCGGGAGGGGATCAAGGAGGAGGGGTGGCTGGTGAAGAAGCGCCGCTAG